The Rhinolophus sinicus isolate RSC01 linkage group LG07, ASM3656204v1, whole genome shotgun sequence genomic interval GACTCTTGAGAACTGAGTAGACAGCAGTGTCATGATTGGGACAGGAAATACAGGAAGATGaggtagggtggggtgggcatCACAATGGCAGGGTCTGTTTTAGACATGCTGGTTTTGATCTGCTGGTGAGACACCCATGTGCATATGTCAAGTCAGCTGACAGAGACCCAAGTTTGAAGTTCAGATGAAACGTCTGgtctaaaaataaagatacaggcATTGTCAGAATATGGATTATAATTGCAGCCATCGGAGCGGATCCATTGACTCAAGTTCATGTACAGAATGGAAAGAGAGCTGGACTAACTGTTGAGGAGccatcattttgtttctttcttcagcTGTGTCAAAATCTTACTATCTCGTCTTGAACAGGAACtctgaaataaaatgtcacaCAATTTCTTGTTtcccaaattctttttatttcaacagATAAAATCACTgtgtaaaaagatattttatattgaGTCAACAGAACTAATTAGATCATATATATTAATTGGatcattaattaaattttaataattaaccACTACAACAAATAATACAGTAGCATTCACATTTCCTACAGTGTAAAAATtctcttaagagaaaaaaaaacaaacaaaaaacctttaacCACAATTTTCTATTAGCAGCTAAAGCATAGTAACTACTATTTAAAGGGCAAAACTTTTCTTGAACAGTTATGTCAAGtacaacagaaaaatgaattcttCAATTATATGATATATTACAGATATACAGTATTTTTGGATACTTCTTAATCAGTCTTCCACTTAATCtaaattctgttgttttcattctttttctgtattcCAAAAGTGCAGTCTTTTATTTCTAGCATGGAAGTAACTCAATACGAGTCATagagtgaattttaaatatatccataaaatgaaacTGTCTAGTTCAAAAAGTTAATGTTTCTAACTAAATGTAATacactgaatttatttaaaatttcagaaatgtattCACAAATTCAGTCATACTTACAAAAATATGATTGCAATGAAATGTTAACAGCATCAAAGAAGTACAATTATTTTAACAtctcaattatttttcaagaacTTAATAGGGTTTTAAGCATCTTTGGCTGGGTActgttaaaatagaaattatattcataaaatcattaaatgaaaaatactatAGTATCTATGCCCCACTTTATACATACaatttcattatgtatatattcatgtCATCCAAATAACATAGCTAATAATTTTGAGAAGAGCATAATTCATGTTGAAATTGGTCCAAATAGTACATTTGCAAGGTGGAATGAATCCAATGTTTTTAATACTTCTTACCAGATGGGTTCCATTTTGATGAAACTATCCTGTTATATTAATCATGAATGAGTCCTTTAAACatcaatttcataaaaaataacaCTATAGTGTTCATTAGCGTGTGTACCTGTGCAAAAACTGCTtacaaataaccacaaaatattacaaaattccacaaaacattattttctaacctgatttaatttttaatgaagacaAACTCAGTGCCAATATAGGAATAATACATGTTCAAAAAGTGATCACAATTAACTAAATGactaaaatgtattatattttatgctTGTTATTTAAATAGTATCGACATAAAGCAGCGACAACTTGAAATGAGAAGTTAAATGATAGTTTACATTCCTATAATTCTGAGAAATTCAACCTTTGACTCTGAGTTAAAGAAATTTTCACTATGCATTTGGTTTTAAGAACAATTGGCTAACTGAGCATTAAGGATTTCCCCCATCTTGTCAAAATACAAATTATGTAGCaaatttcactttatttccttGAAGTCATTCTAATAGTTAGTAACATTTATCTGCAGCATTCCCTGATGGAGTTAGTCCATaggaaaattcattaaaaaaacacaaaatacaatgGAGAGCCTGTGGCTCCCTAGGGAAATTGGTGTTTGGTCATCTGTTCATCAGCTAAGTGGGAGCCATGAATTCTCCTTAATCTATTCCCCAATGTGATTTGAAAGTCAACTTATTTACCAACCACCTTTTAGTGATGCTGATAATTCCAATCCTTTGTTCATGTTTCCTTCACTTTGAGAAACAGTCACAAgcatttctctctgcttttacTCATCACTCACCCTACCACCCAAGCAACAGGAAGTGAACTGTTTTGTTGCCCTCgctttaaatatgtgtttttacCTAGGCTCTGCCAACCACATTTCCACAAATTACACCACAGGTGCTTCCATTCCGAtgctcttttccttccttaaaatgggAAATCAGGATGCACCTGGGAGCCCTCCTCAACCAGAGTTGTGGCTCTGGTCAGAATTCACCCATATATTTTCACAACAGAGCTTCCTTAGACGTTGGTAGCCTCTGTGAAAGAGTCATTGGGGCCATTGTTCTTTGTGACTTCCAGGTTCTTTTTAGCCTTGAATGTCACGGACACCTCAGAGTGAATGGCATCCAACCTCTGCTCACAGCGGAAGGCTGAGAGGAAAGCCTTTCTGTAGTTGCTGTTCATCCAGCCATAGAGGAAGGGGTTGGCAAAGGTGGAGCACATTGCGATGATGTGGAAGACAGTGAAGATGAGTTTGTACTCCTTGAGGTCCAGAACATGGCTATCAATGTCAACAGCAAGTTGGAAGGCATGGAGAGGCAGCCAGCTGACCGcaaacaccaccaccacacacaccagCATTTTAGTGGTCTTCTGTCTTCGCTGATGGTAGTGATCATTAGCAGCTCCAGGGCTGACGTGGTTCTTAAGTTTACTCCAGATACGAGTGTAGGAAAAAGATATGATGCCCAGGGGCAAAACATACAGGATTAACAATGAGGAAAGACTGTAGACCGTGCCATACATGCTCTTCTCCTCACCAGGCCACTTCTCAGTACAGGCCACAATCGCAAAGTCGGGAATAATCTCAATCAGTGAATACTCCCGGAAAATGGCCAGGGGGCTTGCGAGCAGGGCACTGATGCCCCAGGCTGAGCCAATGATCAGGAAGCTGATTCGCTTAGAGATCTTGCTCTCCAGGTGGTAGACGATGCAACGATGGCGGTCCAGGGCAATTACTGTCAAGGTGATTGTGGACACTTGTactgccaggccctgggcatAGGGTACCAGGTGGCACAGGACAGGACCCATTTTCCACTCCCCCATCAAGGTATAGGTAAGAGTGAATGGCAAGCACAGGGTGTTCACCAGAAGATCTGCCACAGCCAGGTTGGCAATGAAAAAGTTGGTTACGGTGCGCATGCTCTTGAATTTGATCACCACATGGATCACCAAAGAGTTGCCAATCACCCCGAGCACGATTATGGAGCAATAGGCCAATATGAGGACAACCTGTACCTCAATCAGCTTGGTGCTGTCTATCAGCTCCGGCTCGGGGTCAGGGGCCAGCTCACCTCTCGCAGTGGTGTGCCCTGGACCGTACTGCtccactttcatttcttccaCTGTCTGGTTCTCATCAGCCTCTGCACCTATTGGGCCCATTTTCAGCAACTAGCACAAGAatgtacaataaaaaaaagaaaaaatggaacaACGAAAACATAAAGGGGAGGCAAAAGAATATCATAAATGGATTAGTTTCATTTGGATTGGGGCTCAAAATACCTGTCTTCTGATCTCTCAAACTGCACATagtgtaacattttaataaagcaGGCCCTTTGATGAGTCTACTCTATGTGACTTTATTTAGACATTATAAGTCTAAGTATGGATGAATTAAATCAGGTCTGCGACATGTATATTATGATGGTAAAATATTAggcaaaataaaggcaaaaactgcaattacttttgcactaacctaatatgaTACCTATAGTGTACATGTAATTCCAATGTGAATTCTACCCTATTGACTCAATCTACTTTAAATGGGATGAATATTAGAAATGCTAtcaattaattttataactgCTATAAATtcatcaaattaattttaaggtAAAGAAATTTTCCTTCAATATCTTGACtcttcaatttataaatataGCAACAAATTGCATGAAAAAAAGACATGTATTAAAACCCTTTACCTGATGCCTGGATTTTGGGAGTATAAAACATTTAGGAGAAACTGAGTAGATTCTATTTCATAGCCATTTTTCTTAGTATAAGGGTTACTATTAAAAATAGGTAGCTtgatcaacaaacaagtgctggcgaggatgtggagaaaagggaacccttgtgcactgtcagtgggattgcagattggtgcagccactatggaaaacaatacggaggtacctcaaaaaattgaaaatggagctaccttataacccagcaattcctgttctgggtatctatccaaaggaatccaaaacactgattcgaAAAACtgtatgcacccctgtgtttattgcagtgctattcacaatagccaagatatggaaacaactgaaatgcccatcaattgatgattggataaagaaactgtggtacatttgtacaatggagtattacttggccataaaaaagaataaaatcttaccatttgcaacaacgtggatggacctagagaatattatgctaagtgaaataagtcagactgagaaagacatataccacatgatctcacttacacgtggaatctaaagaactgaataaatgagcaaactaaatagaaatagactcagaaatacagagaaaaaactgatggttgctagatgtgATGGGGGTGGGTatggggggaaaggtgaagggattaggaagtgcaaattagtagtcataatgtagtcacagggatatgaaatacagtatggggcatataatcaataatgttgtaaagattatgtagggtgccagatgggcactggacttatcagggggatcattctGTAAACTATGTAGATGcatgaccaatgtgctatacatctgaagctgaagtagaataaaattgaatgccaactataagtAAAGatatataaagagggtgccaaaaatgtatacacattttaagaaagaaaaaaaaaaactgtattaaaattacactgatggtaaccactttgagcacctcttgtaactgcataAGTCAAACATGAcctgtattcctcttttgttatcagtatatattgagtatttcaattttaatacagtggttatcatcagtgtaattttaatagtttttttcctttcttaaaatgtgtatacatttttttggagatatatatgcacacatatatatatctacagGATGTGGAGTAGAGCATAGTgaagatagtcaatggaattgtaacagctaaaTGTGaagttagaggggtagtagattggggggaggggcattgctttgtgaggggtgtaaatgtctaactattacattgctttgtacacatgaaaccaattaaaaaaatgagtagcCTGTGtaaaatagttgtttttctttgatgATCTAAAATAAAACTCCTACCTGACATATAGTAGAATCCTACACAAGAACTATATGAAAAATACATCCAAATCTGAactacatctctctctctctaacccttaaatattaaagttttaacatttttctttcccaatcGCACTCCCCAACCCCAGAATTTTCCTTCTTCAGTCAATGCTATCCTCAATGATTAAgccaaataaacttaaaaagcaTGTAACCATTCTAGGCTTTTTCATCTCCTTTAGCCCCACATTTAAGAAAACCCTCAGAATGATCTTGTATATAGCTCTCCCAGTGGTCCTCTTATCATTTCTACCACATTAGTTTGGCCTTGATCTCTTACTACAATTAATCTAATAGTCTTCTAACttatctcccttcctcttttcctgctttctttctttctttcattcattcattcacttaccaAATGTAATTGAGCATCTTCTAAATGCCAGGCATGTCTCCATTTTCACATTCAGCAAGCACTTAAAAACTTACATCAGGAACTAGGATTTGTGCTTGGGGTAAAGACAACAGGTAGGGCCTCTATTCTAAGgctcttacattttattttactggaCAGAGCCCACTCTGACATAAAAATAGTCTTTCTGACATGCAATTGTGATCATATCGCTTCCCCAGTGTCCCCAGAttgcttaaaataatatattgttttctaatataaagTTCCCTTTCAAAGTCTATAAAAACATCCAGAGCCCAATATCACTTTTTGAATATATTCATCATGATAAAAGATTTCTGCCATTAATTCAGAACCTCTTCTAAATGAATTTGGTTTTTACTAATCATAACAGCATCTACCTACATTGTTAAGTGATCACATTTATGAAGCCCACAGACCATGCCTGGCTGGGTATGTGCCCCGAGCTCCATTCCTCAGCCTTCCCCCAGCCTTCCCCGGGAGGGCTGACTTGCAGACTACATTCTCACACTCAAGTCTTCAGGACAATGGCCaggtttggccaatgggaggcacTGGCAGAGTGCAGGGATAAGGCAGAAGCCACTGTATTCTCcattcccctctctcctctgggcAGACTCTCAGCAGTACCTCCATGGCTCTGCTTCCCACAGGGCTGGCCTGTAGTGATTCTGTTTCCAGTGGATGGCCCTGGTCCCTGGGCTTCTGTCACACTGCCTCCCCCCTAAGTCCCTCCAGCTGGAGGCAGTAATGACTTCATGTGTTTACTAATCCCTAGGTGACCTCAACATCCCCTGTTTAGCTTCCTTCACTTGTGTATCCAATTCTCTgcatttaattcctttttacatTCTTGACTAGCTTCTGTTTTGCATGATCTGCTGCTTTCATTGATTTGCTCTTCCAATAAAAGGTCCGCATGCACAGGTTGGTAACATTGACATATGAAGAAAATCCCAACTCTATTGTATATGACATTCAAAGTTTTTCTCGGACCCatccctgcctgcccctctggCTTCACCTCTCCTGACATCTCAATATATACCTTAGGCTTCTGTCATACTGAACTACTCCCAATTCCAGCAACACATCAGCGTTTCTTGTGCCTCACTGCCCTCCCTGTTCTGCTCTGGGAAGCCTCTCAGTTCCCCCAACAACCTGCACTCACTTCTGATGATAAAATATTACATGccacattgcattttttttccttcagtacaCAGCAATCTCTTTGCGGACAGAAACTGGATCTTTTCTATTCATTGTTTAATCCTTAGCACATAATCTAACACATCAAAGGTACTCAATAATTTGGCAAAACAAATATGAAGCTAAAGGAATTTTGATCCCTTCCTTATGATCATTGCCTATACAAAATTCCTTGCTCTGATACACCTGCCCTCTGTGTGATTGTCCTGTCCTTTGTCAGGTAACCACCCATACAAGAAAGTTGTCCCAAGATCCATCGTCAATCGATCCCTGATAAGAACATTAAAAACTGTCAGTCAGTATACCCATAAGGAAACTTTCTGTCTCAAGGGCTTACCCCCCgcccctgctccccccacccccttacacACATAAGCCCTGATAGGAGCCTTATTACAAAGAGAGAGTTCCATGTAGTCATGTATTTACTTTACCAATATATTCAAGTTCTTTCTGCATAAATTTCTCATCAAATGTTCCAAAAAGCCCAGGTCCTCTTTGCATTTGTCTCCACTCttaataattagagaaaatgGAACTAACCATTCAAATCTTGGAGTGTATAGTTGTTAGGCTGTACCTTTCCCTTAGACTAAGAAAGAGACTTTACAGAGCACAATTAGTCAGTCCTGACAAGTCATGAACAGAATTAACAAGACTCCCAGAAGTCTGAGTTTGAGGTTTGCAGCAAACTAAGTTGAGAGTAAACCTGAGATAGAAGGTTAGTAGGACTATATTTGATGgattaacttctttttcttttcagccccaatttctttatttcaaagcccctttatttaaaatttctctgcAGGGATTGTTACTGGTCTACAAGCTATTAGCACAAGGGCAGTAAAAACTGTTTGCAAGTACACTACTAGCCTTCATCCAGGTCAGGGCTTACCCtgagaatgtattattttatgattGCCCTTCCagaaaagtggaagaggaaaagagTACATAGTGCAAATTGCTGGATtaaa includes:
- the NPY2R gene encoding neuropeptide Y receptor type 2, with product MGPIGAEADENQTVEEMKVEQYGPGHTTARGELAPDPEPELIDSTKLIEVQVVLILAYCSIIVLGVIGNSLVIHVVIKFKSMRTVTNFFIANLAVADLLVNTLCLPFTLTYTLMGEWKMGPVLCHLVPYAQGLAVQVSTITLTVIALDRHRCIVYHLESKISKRISFLIIGSAWGISALLASPLAIFREYSLIEIIPDFAIVACTEKWPGEEKSMYGTVYSLSSLLILYVLPLGIISFSYTRIWSKLKNHVSPGAANDHYHQRRQKTTKMLVCVVVVFAVSWLPLHAFQLAVDIDSHVLDLKEYKLIFTVFHIIAMCSTFANPFLYGWMNSNYRKAFLSAFRCEQRLDAIHSEVSVTFKAKKNLEVTKNNGPNDSFTEATNV